Proteins found in one Chloroflexota bacterium genomic segment:
- a CDS encoding EfeM/EfeO family lipoprotein — protein sequence MYRWLCALTLVAVLAGCGAETAPTTQPTQAPAAGELGAIKTYLLGKTGDLITSTTALETASQRYYDLAKAANFDYATLWSSKQADVGTALNDAKAAWLKSSPTYEQMEGIVAGVSSLADFDVTLDAGASAEEGGDSVVNYDLTLADGRTIAKPGNLFGVTESTLWGTYDAFRITDVEADINGNGTVEFGESLPEANVLLAAAQKLKATATELDTAAKAWEPTDTDAFSALVVMVPTMNEYFDSWKNSRFVAGDSSTQRDFVAISRLADIGDILGSLQVVYDSLSPKVAALDADQDRQIKTNLQALRDFVADVYKKEQAGQRFTAEESDLLGAEAQNRADAITGQVSQIAARLNVKISE from the coding sequence ATGTATCGTTGGCTTTGTGCATTAACCCTTGTGGCAGTTCTCGCTGGCTGTGGCGCTGAAACTGCTCCTACCACTCAACCGACCCAAGCACCTGCTGCTGGCGAACTTGGGGCAATCAAAACCTATCTTTTGGGCAAAACTGGCGATTTGATCACCAGCACCACCGCTTTGGAAACCGCCAGTCAGCGCTATTATGATTTGGCGAAAGCTGCCAATTTCGATTATGCGACCCTTTGGAGTAGCAAACAAGCTGATGTTGGCACTGCATTAAACGATGCCAAGGCCGCTTGGTTGAAATCCAGCCCTACCTACGAGCAAATGGAAGGGATCGTTGCAGGCGTAAGCAGTTTGGCCGATTTCGATGTGACGCTTGACGCTGGTGCTTCGGCAGAAGAAGGCGGCGATAGCGTGGTCAATTATGATTTGACTTTGGCTGATGGTCGCACGATTGCCAAACCTGGTAATTTGTTTGGCGTAACCGAAAGCACGCTCTGGGGCACTTACGATGCCTTCCGTATCACCGATGTTGAGGCTGATATCAATGGCAACGGCACAGTTGAATTTGGCGAATCGTTGCCCGAAGCCAATGTGCTGTTGGCCGCAGCCCAAAAGCTCAAAGCCACTGCGACCGAGCTTGATACTGCTGCCAAAGCTTGGGAACCAACCGACACCGATGCATTTAGCGCCTTGGTTGTGATGGTGCCAACCATGAACGAATATTTCGATTCGTGGAAGAACTCGCGCTTTGTGGCTGGCGATAGCAGCACCCAACGCGATTTTGTGGCTATCTCACGTTTGGCCGATATTGGCGATATTTTGGGCAGTTTGCAAGTGGTGTACGATAGCCTCAGCCCCAAAGTTGCCGCGCTCGATGCCGACCAAGATCGCCAAATCAAAACCAATTTGCAAGCTTTGCGCGATTTTGTGGCCGATGTTTATAAAAAAGAACAAGCTGGCCAACGCTTTACCGCTGAAGAATCCGATTTGCTTGGTGCTGAAGCCCAAAACCGTGCTGATGCAATTACGGGCCAAGTCAGCCAAATTGCAGCTCGCTTGAATGTTAAAATCAGCGAATAA